In Limanda limanda chromosome 21, fLimLim1.1, whole genome shotgun sequence, a genomic segment contains:
- the hbae5 gene encoding hemoglobin, alpha embryonic 5, whose product MSLSEKDKAAVRAMWAKVGKSVDVVGADALGRMLVIYPQTKTYFSHWPDMKPGSKPVKEHGKRIITAIGQGVVKIDDLNSALLELSELHAFKLRVDPANFKLLSHCILVVMANMFPKDFTPEVHVSMDKYLACLSLALSERYR is encoded by the exons ATGAGTCTGAGCGAGAAAGACAAGGCCGCCGTCAGGGCCATGTGGGCCAAGGTCGGCAAGTCAGTGGACGTGGTTGGGGCTGATGCTCTGGGCAG GATGCTCGTCATCTACCCGCAAACCAAGACCTACTTCTCCCACTGGCCTGACATGAAGCCCGGTTCTAAACCAGTGAAGGAGCACGGGAAAAGGATTATTACCGCAATCGGTCAGGGTGTGGTCAAGATCGACGACCTCAACAGCGCATTGCTGGAGCTCAGCGAGCTGCACGCCTTCAAGCTGAGAGTTGACCCGGCGAACTTCAAG CTCCTGAGCCACTGCATCCTTGTGGTGATGGCCAACATGTTCCCCAAGGACTTCACCCCCGAGGTCCATGTCTCCATGGACAAATACCTGGCTTGCCTGTCCCTGGCTCTCTCTGAGAGATACCGCTGA
- the LOC133028010 gene encoding aquaporin-8-like: MGVEKMGMEDVDSALMEKGQKSPAPPAPNRYERVFQPCLAELIGTMFFVFVGCVSVIENVPAAGRLQPALAHGLAVAVMVAVMDNISGSHFNPPFTIAIYLCGGMELMMVAPYLACQVIGGVLGAGMSKMMTPADRYLNATGAAFDILKSESQLSGAIFGEVAMTCLITMVVLLVAVNHKTKNPLAPFLVGSTVIINVLAGGDISGTCLNPARAFGPAVMTNYWTYHWVYWVGPIGGGLVAAALLRLILGDDKLRVVMKS; the protein is encoded by the exons ATGGGAGTCGAGAAAATGGGAATGGAAGACGTTGACTCTGCTCTCATGGAGAAGGGCCAGAAGTCGCCAGCGCCCCCTGCTCCCAACAGGTATGAGAGGGTGTTCCAGCCCTGCCTGGCCGAGCTAATTGGGACCATGTTCTTCGTTTTCGTCGGCTGTGTGTCGGTCATCGAGAACGTGCCTGCAGCTGGACGCCTGCAGCCGGCTCTGGCGCACGGACTGGCTGTGGCTGTGATGGTGGCGGTCATGGACAACATCAG TGGCTCCCACTTCAACCCTCCCTTCACAATTGCCATTTACCTGTGCGGAGGAATGGAGCTGATGATGGTGGCACCTTATCTTGCCTGCCAGGTGATTGGAGGAGTGCTCGGAGCGGGAATGTCCAAG ATGATGACCCCCGCAGATCGATACTTAAACGCCACAGGAGCCGCGTTCGATATCCTCAAGTCCGAGAGCCAGCTGTCCGGGGCCATCTTCGGGGAGGTGGCCATGACCTGCCTGATCACcatggtggtgctgctggtggccGTCAACCACAAGACCAAGAACCCACTGGCTCCCTTCCTGGTGGGCTCCACTGTCATCATCAACGTCTTGGCAGG AGGTGATATATCAGGGACGTGTCTGAACCCAGCCAGGGCTTTCGGCCCCGCCGTGATGACCAACTACTGGACCTACCACTGGGTCTACTGGGTGGGACCCATAGGAGGAGGTCTGgtggctgctgctctgctcag GCTCATCCTCGGTGACGACAAGTTACGAGTGGTTATGAAATCATAA
- the LOC133027741 gene encoding hemoglobin subunit beta-1-like produces the protein MVEWTDKERAIISSIFSSLDYNDIGPKALSRCLIVYPWTQRYFGSFGNLYNAEAIKTNPAIAAHGIKVLHGLDRAVKNMDDIKGTYAELSVLHSETLHVDPDNFRLLADCLTIVIAAKLGNGFTPDIQSAFQKFLAVVVSALGRQYH, from the exons ATGGTTGAGTGGACTGATAAGGAGCGCGCCATCATCTCCAGCATCTTCTCCAGCCTGGACTATAACGATATCGGACCCAAAGCCCTGAGCAG gtGTCTGATCGTCTACCCCTGGACCCAGAGGTACTTCGGCTCCTTCGGCAACCTCTACAACGCCGAGGCCATCAAGACCAACCCGGCCATCGCGGCCCACGGGATCAAGGTGCTGCACGGCCTGGACCGCGCCGTCAAGAACATGGACGACATCAAGGGCACGTACGCCGAGCTGAGCGTCCTGCACTCCGAGACGCTGCACGTCGACCCCGACAACTTCAGG CTCCTGGCTGACTGCCTGACCATCGTCATCGCCGCCAAATTGGGAAACGGCTTCACCCCTGACATCCAGTCCGCGTTTCAGAAGTTCCTGGCCGTGGTTGTGTCCGCTCTGGGAAGGCAGTACCACTAA